In Cheilinus undulatus linkage group 3, ASM1832078v1, whole genome shotgun sequence, the genomic window TTGGGTCTTTCTAAGTCATTGTATTTTCTCAGCCTTTGGGTCCTCACACAGCTTTGTAGATTTTTCTCCATGTTCTTATGTATTTCcctatttgtatttattttttaactaaatTTGTCTTTGTGCTCCAGTATCTAACATGGCAAACCCTAAAGAGAAGACCCCCATGTGCTTGGTGAATGAGTTAGCCCGTTTCAATAAGATCCAACCTGAGTATAAGCTGTTGTGTGAGCAAGGACCAGCTCACTCCAAGGTACTTTGAGTGTTCATTTCGAGACAAACCAGTCATGTCATTTATTTGGCTTCTGTCATCTTTCATCACAGAGCTAACAGAGTAATTAGTATTTTGCTTCGCCCTGTCTTCAGATTTTCAGAGTCAGGCTCACACTAGGAGATCAGCACTGGGAGGCAGAGGGGACCAGCATCAAGAAAGCCCAGCACTCTGCTGCAGCATCTGCCCTCGATGAGACAACACTTCCTAAGCCCACCGTGAGGACACCCCGTAACACAGGCAAGCACCCAGGTGGGCTTCCCCCCACTGATAGCCGAAAAATGTATGCAGTAGTTTACTCATAgcttaatctttatttatttattcattttctttgttttggcaTTGCAGCAGATGGCATTACACACACCATGGAGTTAAATGCACTATGTATGAAGCTTGGTAAAAAGCCCATGTATAAACCCATCGACCCATACCCGGGGATGAGACCACCAAACTTCAACTACAACGTCCGGCCTCCAGGACCCTACCAGCGCTCTATGCAACAGTGGGTTTCCTCTATACAGGAACGAATAAAAGGacattttcccctcttttacTCTTGATTGACttcattaaaaatcatttatgaAATACAAGCAAAGCtatatttaatttgttttgtgtCCAGGTACTACTACCCTTTTCCTCCAGTGGGACCAATGATATACCACATGGAGCTTTCCATCGGAGGCCAGCAGTTTATTGGAAAGGGACGCACAAGGCAGTTAGCCAAGCACGACGCTGCTGCCAAGGCCCTGAAAGTGCTGCACAAGGAGCCAATATTACAGCAGTTGCCAGAGGTGAGAGAAGAACCACATACTCAGCATAAAGTTATACTAATAAGCCTCTCTGCAGTTACTCTCAGGCTTATTTCTTTCctgtgtttaatttattttcttcatgttCTTTCTGCTGCTGGCAGGTGAACGGAGAACCAGAGGAGGAGAACCTCAACAAATCAGAAATCAGTCAAGTGTTTGAAATTGCACTTAAACGCAATTTACCTGTCAACTTTgaggtattttttaaaattatactcTGGTTCTGTTATGTTTTGACATTAATATGAATGATTTGGCCCAGTGTCCAATTAAGTGTGAAAGGAAAACATTCTCTGTTATGCGATCATTTGTGACTTTATTTTTCCAGGTTTTAAAAGAAGAAGGCCCTCCCCACATGAAGAGTTTTGTCGTGTGTGTTACAGTCGGGGAGTTCACTGGCGAGGGTGAAGGAAAGAGTAAAAAGATTGCCAAGAagctggcagcagcagcagtgctggGGGAGTTAAAGAGGCTGCCACACATACCCAGCACAGAAAAGACGCTGCCACGCaccaaaaagaaaaccaaatccatcatcaaggtAACTGTGAGCTGTAATAACAAAAATCAATACAGGCCTTAAAATCTCTTCATGGTGTGATAGTTAAACTCTGACACCAACAGCTCCAGACCAGTCCAGAATATGGTCAGGGTATGAATCCCATCAGTCGCCTGGCCCAGATCCAGCAGGCCAAAAAGGAGAAGGAACCAGAATACAGCATGGTGACAGAGAGAGGGCTGCCTCGCCGCCGGGAGTTCGTCATGCAGGTGATTCTGAAAAAGATACCCCTAAAGCATCCATTCTTCATGCAGGTTTGTTTTCTCCTACTTAGTCCTCTGAAACTTCTTTGCTTCACATACCTGATACAGGTGACAGTGTGTGGCCAGACTGCAGAGGGGATGGGACCGAGCAAGAAGGTAGCCAAAAGGAACGCAGCAGAGAAGATGCTGGATCTTCTGGGATATAAAGGGCCACAGCCTCAGCCTCCCAAACCGGCACTAAAGACagatgaaaaagtattttttattaaGGTTTTTAAGAAACAAACATTGAGAAAGGCTTTTTTTGTTGGAGAAACCTTAATTCAGTTG contains:
- the stau1 gene encoding double-stranded RNA-binding protein Staufen homolog 1 isoform X2: MSQVQFQCPASPMPAAPAPVQMGPPQPGYSIPCASGTLPSESASQPIRSSALPAGSATPYNITTVSNMANPKEKTPMCLVNELARFNKIQPEYKLLCEQGPAHSKIFRVRLTLGDQHWEAEGTSIKKAQHSAAASALDETTLPKPTVRTPRNTGKHPDGITHTMELNALCMKLGKKPMYKPIDPYPGMRPPNFNYNVRPPGPYQRSMQQYYYPFPPVGPMIYHMELSIGGQQFIGKGRTRQLAKHDAAAKALKVLHKEPILQQLPEVNGEPEEENLNKSEISQVFEIALKRNLPVNFEVLKEEGPPHMKSFVVCVTVGEFTGEGEGKSKKIAKKLAAAAVLGELKRLPHIPSTEKTLPRTKKKTKSIIKLQTSPEYGQGMNPISRLAQIQQAKKEKEPEYSMVTERGLPRRREFVMQVTVCGQTAEGMGPSKKVAKRNAAEKMLDLLGYKGPQPQPPKPALKTDEKTPLKKPGDGRKVTFFEPGSAEEAALGPKEEDFRLPYLSHQQLPAGILPMVPEVAQAVGACQGSQAKDYNRAMPNPGKATITAMIANELLYAGTSLTAETILKNKNNMNQLPLGPLTRPSEQLSYLASVQGLQVEYKDFPKNNKNEFVSLINCSSQPPLISHGIGKDVESCHDMAALNILKLLSELDQQSNERTGNGPVSRCGKQEVEGDLHLKQANSSTLAQTVDGTV
- the stau1 gene encoding double-stranded RNA-binding protein Staufen homolog 1 isoform X1 gives rise to the protein MSQVQFQCPASPMPAAPAPVQMGPPQPGYSIPCASGTLPSESASQPIRSSALPAGSATPYNITTVSNMANPKEKTPMCLVNELARFNKIQPEYKLLCEQGPAHSKIFRVRLTLGDQHWEAEGTSIKKAQHSAAASALDETTLPKPTVRTPRNTGKHPADGITHTMELNALCMKLGKKPMYKPIDPYPGMRPPNFNYNVRPPGPYQRSMQQYYYPFPPVGPMIYHMELSIGGQQFIGKGRTRQLAKHDAAAKALKVLHKEPILQQLPEVNGEPEEENLNKSEISQVFEIALKRNLPVNFEVLKEEGPPHMKSFVVCVTVGEFTGEGEGKSKKIAKKLAAAAVLGELKRLPHIPSTEKTLPRTKKKTKSIIKLQTSPEYGQGMNPISRLAQIQQAKKEKEPEYSMVTERGLPRRREFVMQVTVCGQTAEGMGPSKKVAKRNAAEKMLDLLGYKGPQPQPPKPALKTDEKTPLKKPGDGRKVTFFEPGSAEEAALGPKEEDFRLPYLSHQQLPAGILPMVPEVAQAVGACQGSQAKDYNRAMPNPGKATITAMIANELLYAGTSLTAETILKNKNNMNQLPLGPLTRPSEQLSYLASVQGLQVEYKDFPKNNKNEFVSLINCSSQPPLISHGIGKDVESCHDMAALNILKLLSELDQQSNERTGNGPVSRCGKQEVEGDLHLKQANSSTLAQTVDGTV
- the stau1 gene encoding double-stranded RNA-binding protein Staufen homolog 1 isoform X3, yielding MSQVQFQCPASPMPAAPAPVQMGPPQPGYSIPCASGTLPSESASQPIRSSALPAGSATPYNITTVSNMANPKEKTPMCLVNELARFNKIQPEYKLLCEQGPAHSKIFRVRLTLGDQHWEAEGTSIKKAQHSAAASALDETTLPKPTVRTPRNTADGITHTMELNALCMKLGKKPMYKPIDPYPGMRPPNFNYNVRPPGPYQRSMQQYYYPFPPVGPMIYHMELSIGGQQFIGKGRTRQLAKHDAAAKALKVLHKEPILQQLPEVNGEPEEENLNKSEISQVFEIALKRNLPVNFEVLKEEGPPHMKSFVVCVTVGEFTGEGEGKSKKIAKKLAAAAVLGELKRLPHIPSTEKTLPRTKKKTKSIIKLQTSPEYGQGMNPISRLAQIQQAKKEKEPEYSMVTERGLPRRREFVMQVTVCGQTAEGMGPSKKVAKRNAAEKMLDLLGYKGPQPQPPKPALKTDEKTPLKKPGDGRKVTFFEPGSAEEAALGPKEEDFRLPYLSHQQLPAGILPMVPEVAQAVGACQGSQAKDYNRAMPNPGKATITAMIANELLYAGTSLTAETILKNKNNMNQLPLGPLTRPSEQLSYLASVQGLQVEYKDFPKNNKNEFVSLINCSSQPPLISHGIGKDVESCHDMAALNILKLLSELDQQSNERTGNGPVSRCGKQEVEGDLHLKQANSSTLAQTVDGTV